From one Flavobacterium sp. N502536 genomic stretch:
- a CDS encoding SdiA-regulated domain-containing protein has protein sequence MKKFLLGISIALLACQQQSNTNFKTLYALPKKLKEVSGITYFPETNLIYALEDSGNKNEIYAIKSDGKLAKAITISNATNVDWEDITKDKSGNIYIGDFGNNDNERRDLCIYKVNKNQLNKAQAVAEYKVSFSYPEQTEFPPKKKALFFDVEGFFEHGNYFYLFTKNRSKNFDGTAFIYKILNAPGTQKATKIGEFKTCDNYNHCVLTSATISPDGKKVVLLSHDKIVLFKGYKNDLFHKGSQIEIKLDHFSQKEAIVFKDNNTLLIADEKANKTGGNVYEFKL, from the coding sequence ATGAAAAAGTTTTTACTTGGAATCTCTATTGCTTTATTGGCTTGTCAGCAACAGTCCAATACAAATTTTAAAACACTTTATGCACTGCCGAAGAAATTAAAAGAAGTTTCGGGAATTACTTATTTCCCTGAAACAAATCTAATTTATGCTTTGGAGGACAGTGGTAATAAAAATGAGATTTATGCGATAAAGTCAGATGGGAAACTGGCAAAAGCCATCACAATTTCAAATGCGACAAACGTAGATTGGGAAGATATTACGAAAGACAAAAGCGGCAACATCTATATTGGCGATTTTGGGAATAACGACAACGAACGTAGAGATTTGTGTATTTATAAAGTCAATAAAAACCAGTTGAATAAAGCTCAGGCAGTGGCAGAATATAAAGTTTCGTTTTCCTATCCGGAGCAAACGGAATTTCCACCAAAGAAAAAAGCACTGTTTTTTGATGTCGAAGGCTTTTTTGAACACGGAAACTACTTTTATCTTTTTACCAAAAACCGCAGTAAAAACTTTGACGGAACTGCCTTTATTTATAAAATTTTAAATGCGCCCGGAACACAGAAAGCGACTAAAATAGGAGAGTTTAAGACTTGCGACAACTACAATCATTGTGTTTTAACCAGTGCTACGATTAGTCCCGACGGGAAAAAAGTAGTTTTGTTAAGTCATGATAAAATTGTTTTGTTTAAAGGCTACAAAAACGATTTGTTTCATAAAGGATCTCAAATCGAAATTAAGCTGGACCACTTTTCGCAAAAAGAAGCCATTGTTTTTAAAGACAACAACACCTTGCTGATCGCCGACGAGAAGGCCAATAAGACTGGTGGGAATGTTTATGAGTTTAAACTCTAA